Proteins co-encoded in one Dyella japonica A8 genomic window:
- a CDS encoding APC family permease, translating to MLKNLFATHPIQASPHVDAGELPHDSLQGEASLKRVLTARHLVTLGIGAVIGAGIFVITGQAAAEHAGPALIISFIVAGIACAFAGLCYAEFAAMIPVSGSAYAYSYATLGEIVAWFIGWNLVLEYLFAVATVAAGWSGYFNECLSILGHWTGLPLSLPEYLSTAPLKFTDTHQIVSTGALINLPAVLIVSALTWLCYVGITQSTFVNSLIVTIKVLVIALFLIFAFRFINPANWHPFIPPEEGPGRFGTSGIFRAAVLVFFSYVGFDAVSTAAGEAKNPQRDMPIGILGSLAICTVLYIAMALTLTGIAPYYKLGTPEPVATALSLYPQLTWLKAIVSFGALAGLSSVILVMLLGTSRIFFSMAKDGLLPNGMSRVHAKHRTPHVATIIAGVSALVIAGLFPVSILGELVSMGTLLAFTTVSIGVLILRYTRPDLPRSFRVPGGTPGIWFVSLAGAVICLYLFWQSFRANWPLMLGWTTIGMLIYAFFGYSHSKLREQNS from the coding sequence ATGCTGAAAAACCTGTTCGCGACGCATCCGATCCAGGCGTCGCCCCATGTCGATGCCGGCGAGCTGCCGCACGACAGCTTGCAAGGCGAAGCAAGCCTCAAGCGCGTACTGACCGCACGTCACCTTGTGACGCTCGGCATCGGTGCCGTGATCGGCGCCGGTATCTTCGTCATCACCGGCCAGGCTGCCGCCGAACACGCTGGCCCCGCCCTGATCATCAGCTTCATCGTGGCCGGCATCGCCTGTGCCTTCGCCGGCCTTTGTTACGCGGAATTCGCGGCCATGATCCCGGTCTCCGGCAGCGCCTATGCGTACTCCTACGCAACGCTCGGGGAAATCGTCGCCTGGTTCATCGGCTGGAACCTCGTCCTCGAATACCTCTTTGCCGTCGCCACTGTCGCGGCGGGCTGGTCCGGGTATTTCAACGAGTGTCTTTCGATCCTCGGACACTGGACCGGACTGCCCCTGTCTTTGCCCGAGTATCTGTCGACCGCGCCGCTCAAGTTCACCGACACGCACCAGATCGTTTCCACCGGCGCGCTCATCAATCTGCCCGCTGTGCTCATCGTCAGCGCACTCACCTGGCTGTGCTACGTGGGCATCACGCAGTCGACCTTCGTCAACTCGCTGATCGTGACGATCAAGGTGCTGGTCATCGCCCTGTTCCTGATCTTTGCGTTCCGCTTCATCAACCCGGCCAACTGGCACCCGTTCATCCCGCCGGAGGAAGGCCCCGGCCGCTTCGGCACCAGTGGCATCTTCCGTGCCGCCGTGCTGGTGTTCTTCTCCTACGTCGGTTTCGATGCCGTTTCCACCGCCGCTGGCGAAGCCAAGAATCCGCAGCGCGACATGCCGATCGGCATTCTCGGCTCGCTGGCCATCTGCACTGTCCTGTACATCGCGATGGCGCTGACGCTCACCGGCATCGCCCCGTACTACAAGCTGGGCACGCCTGAACCGGTCGCCACGGCGCTGAGCCTCTACCCGCAGCTGACCTGGCTGAAGGCCATCGTGTCGTTCGGCGCGCTCGCCGGCCTTTCGTCGGTGATCCTGGTGATGCTGCTCGGCACCTCGCGCATTTTCTTCAGCATGGCGAAGGACGGACTGCTGCCCAATGGCATGTCCCGCGTGCACGCCAAGCACCGCACGCCGCACGTGGCCACCATCATCGCCGGCGTCTCGGCGCTGGTGATCGCCGGCCTGTTCCCGGTGAGCATCCTCGGGGAGCTGGTCTCGATGGGCACCCTGCTGGCGTTCACCACGGTGAGCATCGGCGTGCTGATCCTGCGCTATACGCGCCCTGACCTGCCGCGTTCGTTCCGCGTGCCGGGCGGCACGCCCGGCATCTGGTTCGTGAGCCTCGCCGGCGCCGTGATCTGCCTGTACCTGTTCTGGCAGTCGTTCCGCGCCAACTGGCCGCTGATGCTGGGCTGGACCACCATCGGCATGCTCATCTACGCCTTCTTTGGGTATTCCCATAGCAAGCTCCGCGAGCAAAACTCCTGA
- a CDS encoding amino acid permease has protein sequence MLKQLFARKTDFSDADDASHGPTLRRTLGPWGITALGIGAVIGTGIFVVTGQAAAEHAGPAVLISFMLAAICSAFTALCYAEFATLIPISGSSYSYAYATLGELVAWFIGWNMVLEYGISASAVAASWTGYFTSLLDSMGIHLPIALTEAPLAFTDGHLVATGHLMNLPAVAIVMALTALCYVGIKESSGLNVLMVALKVGLIIIVVVAGYRYIDPANWHPFIPANEAPGKYGWSGIMRGAAMVFFAYIGFEATSTAAQECKNPQRDLPFGTLVSLVICTVLYLAMAAVLTGLISYTQLGTSEPVVTAVKNYPQLGWLRLVVEIGALIGLSSVILVMIIAQPRIFMIMSRDGLLPKVFNRIHPKHRTPHINTVITGVGIAILAAVFPLDLLADLTSMGTLIAFVAVCAGVLILRYTSPHLHRGFRVPWAWFICPAGVISCLALLYFMSWFNWLLMIIWTVMGLAIYFGYGIRHSRLHQRPEQG, from the coding sequence ATGCTCAAACAGTTATTCGCCCGTAAAACCGACTTCTCCGACGCCGACGACGCGTCCCACGGCCCCACTCTCCGCCGCACGCTAGGCCCCTGGGGCATCACTGCACTGGGCATTGGCGCCGTCATCGGCACCGGCATCTTCGTGGTGACCGGCCAGGCCGCCGCGGAACACGCAGGCCCGGCCGTGCTGATCTCCTTCATGCTGGCGGCCATCTGCAGTGCCTTCACCGCGCTGTGCTACGCCGAGTTCGCCACGCTCATTCCGATTTCGGGCAGCTCGTATTCGTACGCCTACGCAACCCTGGGCGAGCTCGTTGCCTGGTTCATCGGCTGGAACATGGTGCTTGAATACGGCATCTCCGCCTCCGCGGTGGCGGCCAGCTGGACGGGCTACTTCACCAGCCTGCTCGACAGCATGGGCATCCATCTGCCGATCGCGTTGACGGAGGCACCCCTGGCCTTCACCGATGGACATCTCGTGGCCACCGGACACCTGATGAATCTCCCCGCGGTGGCGATCGTGATGGCGCTGACCGCGCTGTGCTACGTCGGCATCAAGGAGTCGTCCGGGCTCAACGTGCTCATGGTGGCGCTCAAGGTGGGCCTGATCATCATCGTGGTGGTCGCCGGTTACCGTTACATCGACCCGGCCAACTGGCACCCGTTCATCCCTGCCAACGAGGCGCCCGGCAAGTACGGCTGGTCGGGCATCATGCGCGGCGCGGCCATGGTGTTCTTCGCCTACATTGGTTTCGAGGCGACATCGACGGCGGCACAGGAATGCAAGAACCCGCAGCGCGACCTGCCGTTCGGCACGCTGGTCTCGCTGGTGATCTGCACGGTGCTCTACCTGGCCATGGCCGCTGTACTCACCGGCCTGATCTCCTACACCCAGCTCGGCACTTCGGAACCCGTGGTGACGGCGGTGAAGAACTATCCGCAGCTGGGCTGGCTGCGCCTGGTGGTGGAGATCGGGGCGCTGATCGGCCTGTCCTCCGTGATCCTGGTGATGATCATCGCGCAGCCGCGCATCTTCATGATCATGTCCCGTGACGGCCTGCTGCCCAAGGTGTTCAACCGCATCCACCCCAAGCACCGCACGCCGCACATCAACACGGTCATCACTGGTGTCGGCATCGCCATCCTCGCTGCGGTGTTCCCGCTCGACCTGCTGGCCGACCTGACCTCGATGGGCACGCTGATCGCCTTCGTGGCGGTGTGCGCAGGCGTACTGATCCTGCGCTACACCTCGCCCCACCTGCATCGCGGCTTCCGGGTGCCCTGGGCCTGGTTCATCTGCCCCGCCGGCGTGATCAGCTGCCTGGCCTTGCTCTACTTCATGAGCTGGTTCAACTGGCTGCTGATGATCATCTGGACGGTCATGGGCCTGGCCATCTACTTCGGCTATGGCATCCGCCACAGCCGGCTCCACCAGCGCCCCGAACAGGGATAA